A region of Drosophila mauritiana strain mau12 chromosome 3L, ASM438214v1, whole genome shotgun sequence DNA encodes the following proteins:
- the LOC117141912 gene encoding uncharacterized protein LOC117141912 isoform X1 produces the protein MESKRSKKGRKSRPAESELPSNQQQEQQPHQHHPWDEDPSAKSPQANRAIPSTGTALTRFLTCMAPVIVSLPGAGTGPTEQPTILLINGIASDSQLEDKQSKAAALKLALDNNNSEASAPAQPHQVPTTPGGSHLLDFESHLIESIADEASGVGIRELTPFEQELQQGSSKAGTNDTDPVIEVEPAGVRTKQPVEISPPAHQIAEVDETATPSEEVRRTAEQLVDEIEEELIQALSRDVDEAQRVHEDQVQRDRDEISALTQQVEVQLNELTGILKNKPQAEIVLELPAEEEEEKKPKPFVAAPSELKLVEVPTPKTEAEEQERKEFIDSLPQIEQNRLQGGSGSEETDAQKLSADCKREYYQSLKKYLLHSSQEKPPVPLQTYRWEDLKRAKERGGYPWTHLYKRPLGPDEQPEIVLLLRKSQELRFKSESPKSLKKVRYDEQVLVKETERYIQDLSEDEAVATTTDDSSEESSDSETESERDQHNEDALSECISCVSDSVLAVGGHARPRKTNRLAHIRDLIRRRRSGRTHEDAQSLPGNSANPSRQSSVHELAPPPGSLIPNADKPPKSSKPKQGFDIMKKLKSLAERQKKRLNIKRITLKKDDKIVLGEQQKIMKLKASPKSDRGEIPHFIEKQDSDEILELVEYDESPCRKRTKEELLEDQPSGSGRVPEPDEIIELPVVKTEIEAPKVEVTEPAEEKLDNKDEKESEAEEDPPKKTPRIRREHVYEEIGQAGSQELVNQPILELESLKKSLTRQDNLAIDEIEAAKAVPLDRMGSSEEEQVTAGKPGALFAPISSIDSTSSDEDRARLAQLSPVTEESDEPMDISPDLRPSLKKEASPAPSDKKVTFSHVEDEAEPHREDVELPEDVLEAATNAAKWKNESDHEYEPVGVTPAHESSPAPSPQSELQLPMDIDLPLSSAGTTPRTESRTDYEIHTSQVDSSALEELPLQPENRRKGFMASAQDRTKKMQDGIRLQAGKLRTRLQTKPKPKPVSGSPKGKAKDRRRFKAPEFSKIKMPEIRRPDMSKLKELKRPEFTKFNKPDMSKFKLPEKLSTLKLRRSKSFKENEGEVVSDETPEGTGGTASPTQPAPKKKFEFNFGTYPRAFRKKKPVEEPVAVATESSLGTEGLSVIPSTETQPSQTSTSSPQGDRGPGPVRSRWADKFSDVSYNDSEGSRYRRFGSELESFDRESSLERRMKEDLEGTEDTASEAQPQQEMGILGVVADSKQFAEFDEENRAIHEISSKRSREFKRRPMVHQDSDLRSEDSRDAEGWTEKDIQKNKLLRKAELEAEAGFYKFHDLQDAQSTASSGKKVVMETIDDDEFFLRKRGISEDNIQLRQYISEAIREGYDMPNALKHVGYSAEQVPAEYGDYDVPPAKPRRLHRNYQPDFDSQEFQRSDYGDDLSMSQNGSEFTPKRPLRKARSRSKYSIEGSQDIPQDGGSSIQYFEDDEEYLRPPARDQPITDSEQALNNLDLGGKAAAMIQEEMEQELQNKPRPQAPRRQKKRTRDDASVDKDADSFINGFGGRSVSNTFLQPHEDVIVYRTEHEYRHIPLATPDRFTDATSARTQRSEDDRTSRGADSLILDGHIKSRAELEDNEDVGPRTRSDEKFVIDMLESDGYAVVRKEPLPKPTPPARRKKFTRSPGERFATLPSIRGSRGSPPPARPPPPQQYVPTEDSPVVPRRRSADSLDEIPLMIKSNYESQKEKPKQPEEEDDYEEPGALDRSNLQSGAVINKMKFRPLPPPPRPPREKRSMRAGSQTHESYEDSEQVASSSQADSYDQGEFEVEVSTQTDPLPDDFVCEEFEITEDMKIIEPRRSNGSGNKTLEDLLRSVEAAQEQDEVDGARVLSEDEQLAKGLQRFRDANQRSMSERSRASSQADRSKSLSRPQTPSSAVIIERRVPTPSLTAGEDDATVQASLIVRPISAADLIDDDLRREEEELRREGLLSDSSVQSKSDVEDEHGEVALSDYAASTADLDAAVEQLQQAHLESDYESRLEDDEVERTLRDSEYEEEKFSEQEEEQETTQLEKELTEQELEEALEKELQEAMEKELSDYRQREKEQESEQEQTFSEEELAASEIDYHQSEEEQATSEVDYHPSEDEHPLSDGEQPLSEEEHTLFDTEHIPTEPETQKAEETIHKSTASEPTEAEVELKFVATLPTEPAFGDKEEEPEEPPLPPPRRKSTTALEPIATTALTIAEQSSRELTPIQTVQSAPEPQFPSHLAELEVERLRVHALQAGQIQVSQLHGNQVKADDLQCKSGQLVVQNIELPPGFIDDIVERVQREQRPSLLTTETQTSRQASSEPATSEKELPVKPPRHSKTTEQVPPASNLDEQTQTDAGLLPLPPPPAAYPSVEYLQSLAPLAFFNLQRSAEAEQAEGLKSIERKAPHKCRRRHVQEPIESETGSEPEEQLVERPRSRSRRSRTRSATQPLDEDYDEDQPKTVAQAGRNFASACSLELVNIINQLTHYVRGDAMEPQQATRNMSALVIFFIVITLAVLVFLLTGRQVHTHHWDYFNPPGNDHGRQT, from the exons TGTCGCTACCTGGCGCTGGAACTGGCCCCACTGAGCAGCCGACCATACTACTGATCAACGGCATCGCCAGCGATTCGCAGCTAGAGGATAAGCAGTCCAAAGCAGCCGCCTTAAAGTTAGCCCTcgataacaacaacagcgaggcATCAGCACCAGCACAGCCACACCAAGTGCCCACCACTCCGGGTGGCTCGCATCTCCTGGACTTCGAGTCGCATCTCATCGAGAGCATTGCCGACGAGGCCAGTGGCGTTGGGATCAGGGAACTAACTCCGTTCGAGCAAGAACTGCAGCAGGGTTCATCCAAGGCGGGCACCAATGACACGGACCCAGTCATCGAGGTAGAACCAGCTGGTGTTAGGACCAAACAGCCTGTGGAAATCTCACCGCCGGCTCATCAAATCGCCGAGGTTGACGAGACGGCCACTCCGTCGGAGGAAGTACGTCGCACTGCCGAGCAGCTGGTGGATGAGATCGAAGAGGAGCTGATCCAGGCACTCAGCCGGGATGTAGACGAGGCGCAGCGCGTGCACGAGGATCAGGTCCAGCGAGATCGCGACGAGATCAGCGCACTCACCCAACAGGTCGAAGTGCAGTTGAATGAGCTGACCGGCATCCTAAAGAACAAGCCCCAGGCGGAGATTGTCTTGGAATtgccggcggaggaggaggaggagaagaagcCCAAGCCATTTGTCGCTGCTCCCAGTGAACTGAAGCTCGTCGAGGTACCCACTCCCAAAACCGAGGCTGAGGAGCAGGAACGTAAGGAGTTCATCGACTCATTGCCCCAGATCGAGCAGAATCGCCTGCAGGGAGGCAGTGGATCCGAGGAGACGGATGCTCAAAAACTATCGGCGGACTGCAAAAGGGAGTACTACCAATCGCTGAAGAAGTACCTTCTGCACAGCAGCCAGGAGAAGCCACCAGTGCCACTGCAAACATATCGCTGGGAGGACCTCAAAAGAGCCAAGGAACGG GGCGGCTATCCCTGGACACATTTGTACAAACGCCCACTGGGACCCGACGAGCAGCCGGAGATTGTGCTGCTCCTGCGAAAGTCCCAGGAACTGCGCTTCAAGTCCGAGTCTCCCAAATCCCTGAAGAAGGTACGCTACGACGAGCAGGTGTTGGTGAAGGAGACCGAACGCTACATTCAGGACCTTTCCGAGGACGAGGCGGTAGCCACCACCACCGACGACAGCAGCGAAGAATCATCCGATTCAGAGACCGAGTCGGAACGTGATCAGCACAACGAAGACGCTCTGAGTGAGTGCATCTCCTGCGTTTCCGACTCCGTGCTAGCGGTTGGAGGTCACGCCCGACCACGTAAGACGAATCGCCTGGCCCACATTCGTGACCTTATCCGGCGCAGGCGCAGCGGACGCACGCACGAGGACGCCCAGTCACTGCCCGGTAACTCCGCTAATCCCAGTCGACAGAGCAGCGTTCACGAACTAGCCCCGCCTCCGGGATCCCTAATTCCCAACGCCGATAAGCCTCCGAAGTCCAGCAAACCCAAGCAGGGATTCGACATCATGAAGAAGCTGAAGAGCCTGGCGGAACGCCAGAAAAAGCGGCTGAACATTAAGAGGATCACTTTGAAGAAGGACGACAAAATCGTTCTCGGCGAGCAGCAGAAGATCATGAAGCTAAAGGCCTCACCCAAGTCGGATCGCGGTGAGATTCCTCACTTCATCGAGAAGCAGGACTCCGACGAAATCCTGGAACTGGTGGAGTACGATGAATCGCCATGCCGCAAGCGGACCAAAGAGGAGCTACTGGAAGATCAGCCCAGTGGCAGTGGAAGAGTGCCTGAACCCGATGAGATCATCGAGCTGCCTGTGGTCAAGACTGAGATAGAGGCTCCTAAAGTGGAAGTCACCGAGCCTGCAGAGGAAAAGCTGGATAATAAGGACGAAAAGGAATCGGAAGCAGAGGAGGACCCGCCCAAGAAAACACCTCGCATTCGGCGAGAACATGTATACGAAGAGATTGGCCAGGCTGGATCACAAGAGCTTGTAAATCAGCCAATCCTGGAGCTAGAATCTCTTAAGAAATCTCTGACGCGTCAGGACAATCTCGCCATCGATGAGATCGAGGCGGCCAAGGCTGTGCCTCTAGATCGCATGGGCAGcagcgaggaggagcaggTGACCGCCGGCAAGCCAGGTGCGCTATTTGCCCCCATCTCGTCCATAGACTCTACCTCCTCGGATGAGGATCGCGCCCGCCTGGCGCAACTTTCACCCGTTACCGAGGAGAGTGATGAACCCATGGACATCAGTCCAGATCTGCGTCCATCCCTCAAGAAGGAAGCCTCCCCAGCGCCCTCGGACAAGAAGGTGACCTTTTCTCACGTCGAAGACGAAGCGGAACCGCATCGTGAGGATGTCGAGCTGCCTGAGGATGTCCTGGAGGCGGCCACCAATGCCGCCAAATGGAAAAACGAGAG TGATCATGAATACGAGCCCGTGGGCGTGACGCCGGCGCACGAATCCTCGCCAGCACCTAGCCCCCAAAGCGAACTGCAGCTGCCCATGGACATCGACTTACCGCTCAGTTCCGCCGGCACCACGCCACGCACTGAATCCCGGACTGACTACGAAATCCACACCAGCCAAGTGGACTCGAGCGCCTTGGAGGAGTTGCCGTTGCAGCCGGAGAATCGTCGCAAGGGTTTCATGGCTTCGGCCCAAGATCGCACCAAGAAGATGCAGGATGGCATACGTCTGCAAGCTGGAAAATTACGCACACGACTCCAAACCAAGCCGAAACCAAAACCCGTTTCCGGAAGTCCCAAAGGTAAGGCCAAGGATCGACGACGCTTCAAGGCTCCCGAGTTCTCGAAGATCAAGATGCCTGAGATTAGGCGACCGGATATGTCCAAACTTAAAGAGCTAAAGCGACCCGAGTTCACCAAGTTTAACAAGCCGGACATGTCCAAGTTCAAGTTGCCAGAGAAGTTATCCACTCTGAAGCTGCGCCGTAGCAAGAGTTTCAAGGAAAACGAGGGTGAAGTGGTTTCGGATGAGACCCCGGAAGGCACTGGAGGCACAGCATCCCCAACTCAGCCGGCGCCCAAGAAGAAGTTCGAGTTCAACTTTGGCACCTACCCACGTGCTTTCCGTAAGAAGAAGCCGGTAGAGGAACCAGTCGCGGTGGCCACTGAGTCATCATTGGGAACAGAAGGCCTTAGTGTGATTCCCAGCACGGAGACGCAACCGTCGCAGACCTCTACCAGCTCTCCGCAAGGTGATCGTGGACCCGGACCAGTTCGTTCCCGCTGGGCGGATAAGTTCTCCGATGTGAGCTACAACGATAGCGAAGGATCACGTTACCGGCGCTTCGGCAGCGAACTGGAGAGTTTCGACAGAGAATCCTCTCTGGAGCGACGCATGAAGGAGGATCTGGAAGGCACCGAAGATACGGCCAGTGAGGCACAGCCCCAACAGGAGATGGGCATCTTGGGCGTGGTGGCCGATAGCAAGCAGTTTGCCGAATTCGACGAGGAAAACCGAGCCATTCACGAGATATCAAGTAAGAGATCCCGTGAGTTCAAGCGCCGCCCTATGGTTCATCAAGATTCGGATCTGCGCTCGGAGGATAGCAGAGATGCCGAAGGCTGGACGGAGAAGGATATACAGAAGAACAAGCTACTGAGAAAGGCGGAATTGGAGGCGGAGGCTGGCTTTTACAAGTTCCACGACCTACAGGATGCCCAATCCACAGCCAGTTCTGGCAAGAAAGTGGTCATGGAGACAATCGATGATGATGAGTTCTTCCTTCGCAAGCGCGGTATTTCCGAGGATAACATCCAGTTGCGACAGTACATCAGTGAAGCTATTCGTGAGGGTTACGATATGCCCAATGCCCTAAAGCATGTGGGTTACTCAGCCGAGCAGGTTCCGGCGGAATATGGTGACTACGATGTGCCTCCGGCCAAGCCACGTCGCCTGCATCGAAACTACCAGCCCGACTTTGACTCCCAGGAGTTCCAGCGCAGCGATTATGGCGACGATCTATCCATGTCACAAAATGGCAGTGAGTTCACTCCAAAACGACCACTTCGCAAGGCTCGCAGTCGCAGCAAATACTCGATTGAGGGTAGCCAGGACATCCCCCAGGATGGTGGTAGCAGTATCCAGTACTTCGAAGACGACGAGGAGTACCTACGGCCGCCGGCCAGGGATCAACCGATTACGGACTCCGAGCAGGCACTCAATAACCTTGATCTTGGCGGCAAGGCAGCGGCGATGATTCAGGAGGAGATGGAGCAGGAGCTACAGAATAAGCCCCGTCCGCAGGCACCGAGGCGCCAGAAGAAACGCACAAGGGACGACGCATCCGTGGACAAGGATGCGGACTCCTTCATTAATGGCTTCGGTGGTAGATCAGTATCGAACACCTTTTTGCAGCCACACGAAGAT GTAATTGTTTATCGCACTGAACACGAGTATCGTCACATACCGCTAGCCACGCCGGACAGATTTACGGATGCCACCTCTGCGCGCACACAGCGTTCCGAGGACGACCGCACTTCCCGTGGTGCCGACTCCCTGATTCTGGACGGGCACATAAAGTCCCGCGCCGAGCTGGAGGACAACGAGGATGTGGGACCACGGACAAGGAGCGATGAGAAGTTCGTCATCGATATGCTGGAGAGTGATGG CTATGCGGTGGTCCGCAAGGAGCCGCTTCCGAAGCCCACGCCACCTGCCCGCCGAAAGAAGTTTACGAGATCGCCGGGTGAGCGGTTCGCCACGTTGCCCAGCATCCGAGGCTCTCGGGGATCTCCGCCACCCGCACGACCACCGCCACCACAGCAGTATGTGCCCACTGAGGACTCTCCGGTGGTGCCACGCCGCAGATCCGCGGACAGCCTGGATGAGATTCCGCTGATGATCAAGTCGAA CTACGAGTCACAGAAGGAGAAGCCGAAGCAGCCGGAAGAGGAGGATGACTACGAGGAGCCGGGTGCTTTGGATCGCTCCAATTTGCAGTCGGGCGCAGTCATCAACAAGATGAAGTTCCGACCACTGCCGCCGCCACCGCGTCCTCCGCGCGAGAAGCGATCCATGAGAGCCGGAAGCCAGACTCACGAGAGTTACGAGGACAGTGAACAGGTGGCCAGTTCCAGCCAGGCGGATAGTTATGACCAGGGTGAGTTCGAGGTGGAGGTGTCTACCCAGACGGATCCTCTGCCCGATGATTTTGTGTGCGAAGAGTTCGAGATCACTGAGGACATGAAGATCATCGAACCACGACGCTCCAATGGATCGGGTAACAAAACCCTAGAGGATCTGTTGCGCAGCGTAGAGGCAGCTCAGGAACAGGATGAGGTAGACGGAGCTCGAGTTCTTTCCGAGGACGAGCAGCTGGCTAAGGGTCTGCAGAGATTCCGGGACGCCAATCAGCGCAGCATGTCGGAGCGATCACGGGCTTCATCACAAGCAGATCGTTCCAAGTCTCTGAGCCGGCCGCAGACGCCTTCATCGGCGGTGATCATCGAACGCCGTGTGCCCACTCCCAGCCTAACTGCTGGCGAGGATGATGCCACGGTGCAGGCCTCACTAATTGTTAGACCCATTAGTGCTGCCGATTTGATTGACGATGATCTGCGACGGGAGGAGGAGGAACTGCGTCGTGAGGGCTTGCTCTCTGACAGCTCGGTGCAAAGTAAGTCCGACGTGGAGGATGAGCACGGTGAGGTGGCATTGAGTGACTACGCCGCCAGCACGGCCGACTTGGACGCAGCGGtagagcaactgcagcaggcTCACTTGGAGAGCGACTACGAGAGTAGACTGGAGGATGATGAAGTTGAACGAACTCTCAGGGACAGCGAGTATGAGGAGGAAAAGTTTTCCGAACAGGAGGAAGAGCAGGAAACCACACAACTGGAAAAGGAACTAACTGAGCAGGAACTGGAGGAGGCTCTGGAGAAGGAGCTACAGGAAGCAATGGAGAAGGAGCTATCTGACTACCGCCAAAGGGAGAAGGAGCAAGAATCAGAGCAAGAGCAGACCTTCTCCGAGGAGGAATTGGCTGCTTCCGAGATCGATTACCACCAATCTGAAGAGGAGCAAGCCACCTCCGAGGTCGATTATCACCCATCTGAGGATGAGCATCCCTTGTCCGATGGTGAACAGCCTCTATCCGAGGAGGAGCACACTTTATTCGACACGGAACACATCCCGACTGAGCCCGAAACACAGAAAGCTGAGGAAACCATTCACAAATCTACAGCTAGCGAACCCACCGAGGCCGAAGTTGAGCTAAAATTCGTTGCCACTTTGCCCACCGAACCCGCTTTTGGAGACAAAGAGGAGGAACCAGAGGAGCCGCCTCTTCCACCACCACGTCGCAAGTCCACCACCGCCCTGGAACCTATTGCCACCACAGCCCTGACCATCGCCGAACAGTCCAGCCGCGAACTAACGCCCATCCAGACGGTGCAGTCTGCGCCAGAACCGCAATTCCCCAGTCACCTGGCTGAATTGGAGGTGGAACGTTTGCGCGTCCATGCCCTGCAGGCTGGTCAGATTCAAGTATCGCAACTGCATGGCAATCAAGTCAAAGCAGACGATCTGCAGTGCAAGTCCGGACAACTGGTGGTGCAGAATATCGAACTCCCGCCTGGTTTTATTGACGACATTGTGGAGCGGGTGCAGCGAGAGCAGCGTCCTTCTTTGCTTACCACTGAAACCCAGACTAGTCGGCAGGCAAGCAGCGAACCCGCCACCTCCGAAAAGGAGCTGCCCGTTAAGCCACCTCGTCACAGCAAGACCACCGAGCAAGTGCCACCCGCATCCAATCTGGACGAGCAGACCCAGACGGATGCCGGCTTGTTGCCACTACCTCCACCGCCGGCAGCCTATCCCAGTGTTGAGTACCTCCAGTCCTTGGCCCCACTAGCCTTCTTCAATCTGCAGCGAAGCGCAGAGGCGGAGCAAGCGGAGGGCTTGAAATCAATCGAGCGAAAGGCACCGCACAAATGTCGACGTCGTCATGTTCAGGAGCCCATCGAATCGGAAACAGGCTCCGAACCAGAGGAACAGCTGGTGGAGCGACCACGCTCGCGATCTCGTCGCTCTCGCACCCGCAGTGCTACCCAGCCATTGGATGAAGACTACGACGAGGATCAGCCCAAGACGGTTGCTCAGGCAGGACGAAATTTTGCCTCCGCCTGCAGCCTGGAACTGGTTAACATTATCAACCAGCTGACGCACTATGTTCGAGGTGACGCAATGGAGCCTCAACAGGCCACCCGTAATATGTCCGCACTAGTGATCTTCTTCATCGTGATCACGCTCGCAGTTTTGGTATTCCTGTTAACGGGGCGGCAGGTACACACCCATCATTGGGACTACTTTAATCCGCCCGGGAACGATCATGGAAGGCAGACGTGA